In Brassica napus cultivar Da-Ae chromosome A5 unlocalized genomic scaffold, Da-Ae chrA05_Random_43, whole genome shotgun sequence, the sequence GACATGCATTTACCATATTCAACCCAAGGTTTCCAGCTTTTAGCGACATCAGCATCACCTCTACCTGTTAATAGAGAAAGCTTTAGGATCGATACTCCATGATTCAGAGAAATGACTAGTTAAAGTATTTTGGAAAATATATCTAAGATATTCATATCACTCACATCTGGATCATTGCTGAATTCTTTTACAGCCCTGTCTCTTGCTGCTAGACTCATTGTTCCATCTAATCTTCTGAATTCAATACCATTTTCAATAAAACTCAGCTCAACCAAGTCAAGCATACCCGTCCACTGAGAGAATACTATCGTCTTTATTGGCCCCTGGTTAGGTGAAGATGAGTGAAGAGTCGTTGGCTCTATAATGGTAACATCATCGTCATCGTCATGTGGCTGTGAGGAAGAAGGCATTTGACCATGTTCGGAAAGCGACTTCAGGATATCTAGGACAGCCTTGATTTTTGATGAACTAAACTCGCTTTTTTGAAGAGCTGATCTATCCTGTGAAGAACTACATCCTGTATCATTGGTGATGCATTTTCTAAGGGAAGATTCGGAGAAAACCACATCACGCCCAATGTCTTCTCTGCATCTCCGTACAGGGCACACGTTCTCATCCCCAGTGATATGTTCTGAAGCACACTGATAGCAAAATACATGCCCACACAGCGTAACAACAGGGTTTTCCGGTGGATCCTGCAGATAAACAGGGAACTAGAGTAAATATTCTCAGAACTGGCCTAAGAATTAGAGAGCAGTGAGCCTGAGGACATGTTTTTTTCCTAGCTCTCAATTACTCTGCACTTACATCACATATATTGCAGATGGCAGATGATGACTCTAAACGATTGAGCAGGTTGATTCGAGCCTCCCTAGGGAGTCTTTCGACTGCTTCTTCTGATTCTTTTCCAAGAGGATCTGAGTTGTACCCGTTAACAAGTTGTGGGTGGTCACAAGCTTGGCGTAGACGCAAAAGCATCAGAAGAATATTTCCGTAGTTTTGGCCCAAAGTTCCTGCAGCAGCATAAGCCTGcagaaaatattattaatcatcTTATCAGGTGTACATGACTACAAGTACGAGTTTATGTTGTTTCACTGGCAGAAAACATGATATTCCAAGAACGCTCCTGTAAGGTCTCATTTATAAAAGCATTGACTAGCTTTATAGACGTTTCTTCTTTTCCAACAAAGTGCACATCAATTTCAAAGTATGAACTAATAAACTGTGGAGGACGAAAAGGAAAACCTTGAATTGTGATCGTGAATCTGCTTCAAGCTTCTTGTAGAAAGAGCGCTCCTCCACTGAAAAGTCCACTTTGCTCAAGCTAATTTTCTTTGGAGGTAGATTAATAATGGGTTTCCCATCAAGCAATGTTCCTAGATATTAGAACATGAGATATTTAGCAGAAATCATCAACTGCATCCCAGCTACGTACGAATAACATAATAGCAATATAAAAAACTACCATCGAGTAAAAACGATCAAATACATATTAGAAAGAAAATAACACGATAAACTTGGGTACCTTTTGTACGGCGCAGCATTATAGCCTTTAGAACAGCTTGAAGCTTTTTGTAACCATGAAGAGAACTTTTGGAAATTGGAACCTTGATTGTATGGTAAAATGACTTGTACACAGCATACGGATTATATCTAAGGAACCTGAAATAGCTGTATAGATCATCAATCGTATTTTGAATTGGCGTTCCAGACAAACACCACCTCCTCTTGGCTCGAAGAGTGCAACAAGCTCTTGCCACTTGTGTTGTATGATTCTTAATTGTCTGAGCTTCGTCTAGTACTACTCTGAGCCAACCAACTCTTGATAAAGTACCACAATCAGAGTCGAAAGAAGAACCGTCCATGCTTTTTCTACCTCTTTTCTTACTCTTCTTACTGGCCTTCATTGCAACCTTACgtttcttcttgttgccatGTTTTTGGTTATTGTCTTCATCGTTCTCATCATCGTCCAACAAGGACTGTTTGGGAGCTTCATTGGTAACAATGGCGTAAGTTGTGACAACCACATCATATTTTGCTAACTCCACAGGATCTTTGGTCCTATTACCACCATGGTAGACTAAAACAGAAAGTTTAGATTCATCAGAAACCTTCTCATCAAGCTCTCTTGCCCATTGCCTCACAAGACTCGCTGGACAAACAACTAATGTACCAGCAGCTGGTCTCTTTCTTTTAAACTCCCTTACTGAAGTACTCACTTCTTCATCTTTGACTTTCTCCGCATCTGAACTGTCATTCTCATCACTATCACCAACACTCAGAACCGTGGTCTCACTGTTGGTTAAAACCTTGAGCTCTGTTTTTGCGTGACTTTCGCTCTCATGTTTTGCATTTTCTGACTCATCATAAGCATCCAGATCCAATATTTCAGCTTCTTCCTTAATAGACAGAACCGTGGTCTCACTGTTCCTTGAATTGAGCTCTGGTTTTGCATGACTTTTACTTTCATGCTTTGCATTTTCTAACTCATCATCAGCATCCAGGTCCAATATTTCAGCTTCTCCCTTGGTTGAGATTTCAGACTTCAGTTGTGACTCAAACTTTTGCTTCAGGATAAGAGCAATCATCGAAACTGTCTTACCAAGTCCCTACAAAAATAGACCTTACATAGTTTGAGGGGAATATCCACGTAACAAAATCACAGATATTAACTTGGGAAGAAATTTAAGAATATGTGACCTGATCATCTGCTAATATCCCTCCCGAACAGTGCAAACTAGTTGTTTCCTTCTGAAACATCCACGCCAATGCAATTTTCTGAAAGCAACAGTATTCAGTACACTGTACACAAACCAATTTCAACGGCCACTAAATGGTAACATTGAAACATGACAATACCTGATGCCTCATAAGAGGAACTGAAAGAATACCAGGAGGTAGATCAATTTCGGTCTTGGGTTGATTCAAATCCTGCAGGATTAACATACTCTTTTACTAAAAATTGCACTTAATATACCATTAAATATCAGGTTGACAATGGAAACAACACAACACAGAGCTCTCAACATATTTACAATGCACCTGGGTAAAATCGAAAATGAATGCTCCTCATAAACAcaattatctaaaatatcatttttcagATGAAGAAAAATAAAGCAGCTTTACTCGGTCTAAAATGAGTAGATTCAGCATGGTAATATAATATGACTCCAGCATCAATGAGAAACCATATAAAACGAACAATGCACCATAAATCtctgaaaaatatttaaccaaaaGAAAGGAGCCAAGTTTGGAGCTATTCATTGCTCGATATTCACTATCGCAATCATACTAGGTGACTAAAGCGACACAAGACATGCAAACAGAGAAGAACAGCCAAGTGTTGAAGGCTATACATAAGAGAAGATTGAGTTACCTGTAGCGCAGCCTGATAGATCAACCTCTCATCGTTCTCAGAATTCATATCTTCACCAACGCCAACCCTGTGAATTGGATCGCTTGGACCACCATAATGTAACGGAGAGGATGCAGATGTTCCAATGGTCATAGACGGAGGGAGGATCCTAACCCCATTCATGCCACGGTGAATTCCTATCTCAGAATGAGCTCCACGGTGACGATCACCAAACGCACTCTTGTTGCTTACAGCAGAACTACTACTATAGTCCGCACCAAAGCGACCCGCGTTGCCATGGCTTACACCGTTGGAAGCACTTCTTGGAGGAATAGGAGTCGTATTAAAAGATGGCGGAAGGGTTCTTTTCAGAGGTTGTTGAGAAGAAACAATTGAAGTCCTCGAGTTAACGATGCTCTTGTCATTCCCTCTAGTAGTAGTTCTAGAGCTGTCTCTTGGCCGAGATGCATAACGTGGAGCACCATAGCGAGAAGCTGGATTTGGAGGTCTAGGTGTAGGTTGAGTATTAGCAGCAGAGGAACCCTTTTGAGGAAAACTAGTGCTGCCTGAAAAAAAGTagcaatgtgatttgataacTCCATAAAGCTAAACCTCACGGAGAGAGATAAAGAGTAAACCATCTAGCCAAGGGGGATTCTTCCTGGTTCTAACTTCTTCTTTAATGGGCTCTTCTGATACCTCCTCTTCAtcactactactaatactactACTGCCTGAACTGATTTCAATAGCGGATTCCATCATGGGATCTCCTTCGTCTTCACTCTTTCCAGCAGTCGAGCTTCTGAGAAACCGAATCAGCCTGCGATGCAAAACATTATCCACACTGAAACTAATAGCCAGCAATGCTATCAAATTCGACTAAGCTGAAGATCAATGAAGCTAATCCAAGGAAATGAAAATCAAAACGGAGTAAGCAGAAATGGCGGGATAATGGAAACGGAACACATATTTCGATTTTGTAAAACCCTACCTACACTATGAGGTAAAAGTTAAAAAAGTAAAACAGACGAAAGAAGAAGGCGAGAAAGATGGAGAATCGGGGAATGAGAGAGTACCAAGGAAGCAGCGAGTTGGAGAAGAAGGAAGCCACTGTTGATtcggaagttttttttttttttttttaacctttcTGTCACGACGGCTGATTGCGATTTTGACGGAGAATAGGGGGAATGTAATGTGAAGGGATGTTGGGacgtttcgtttttttttttttaaagaaacttTACTAATTTACTTTTTTAACCAATGTAAAAACAAAAGGGGTATTAGCCGGCCCATATTACCCAATTGTCCACATAAATCCAatattaataattgttttttcttcttaatcgaaccacaaaacaaaaacttccACTGGTGAACATTTGAtgaacaaggaaaaaaaattaatttgaataattgagtaataatataaaaacaaactttttgtCATTTTGTTTCTTATCCAATTTAGAGAAATGTTTCTtcttaaatctttttaaaacagaAGAATTAAGTGAAACTCATCATGTGTTAGTAAATTGACAATTTTCCAACTTGTTTTGgcataaatttgatttattattatttttgtaagaaATTGTGCTTACCAATTGAAACCAAattgtatttaattttctttttttagaaaaccATAAAGACATTTTTGTTTAGTACTACTTTTTGTTTACAATTTGAtaggttttaaaatatttgctaGATGTAACTTCGCATGGCTTTTTTTACTTTATCTAACTGGTTTATTCTTTAATGGAAAGGAAATGAATGATGCTCTCGGTAGACCTCAAGCAAGAaagtaaaacacacaaaaataaacctCCTTTGATTGGATGCATCGAGTCGTAAGTAATTCGGATTAAACATATACAAGAGATGATTGCTTAAAGAGATTCTAACAATAGAGAAATGTGCCCCtattaataaattgtttttattgttttatataagcttggttttatttttatttttttgctaaaggGTAAATATCATTAGACGATAATGAAAATCCGGTTACAAGTTATAGAACATTGAAACCAAGAGATGATTTTCAGTTTATCAGGTTTATGGAACcgcaaaaagtttaaaaaagcCCCATAGAACCTACAAAGATTAACAACCAAGCAACCCAAACAATGGCTTATTTAAGTTAATATTACATTGAAGCACAAAGACAGCATTTTGAACTCCCATACCAAAGCGCTTCCTGTTCTACTGGTTTGAAACACAGAGCAGGAGGATAACCTGAAGACGAGTTCGATCGAGCCTCACCGGCATCGACGGAAGCGCCTAGCTCACGCCCCGGAGCTCCGCTGGAAGAGGACGTCGACAAACAAGCCCAAGTTAACACAGAGGATGACGACAGTGTAAACCCGCTGCTACACCACTGAAGATGAAGATCGCGGTCAAGCGCAGTCGGTCGTTTTGGCCCCTCAATCCGCTGCGCGACACAGAAGATGCGGCGGAGACAGCAGAGTTACGTATCACAATTGACCGGAAGCTTTGGAACGGGAAATGAAGCACAGAGGGAGCACGGAACTCCTTGAAGCAGGTGACCTgaagacaaaagaaaacatCGCTCTTTCCGCAAGAGACGTCGACGTCGAGGGTTGTCCTCAAAACCCTAGTAGAAGACGATGAGAGCAGGAAAGGAGAGCTAACCATTCGCTGAGGAACACCATGGAAGCTGTCGTTTAAGCTTGGTTTTAGAGACCAAACAATTAGAGAAAACATCAAACCCTgtactttaaaatattttccagTGTTCTGTAAATGTTCCTAAAGTGACGCTTCTTAGTGATTTTGATGACATTTGGAGTAGAGAAAAGAGTGGCATGGCGTGACAGTTTGGTCTTTGGTGTATGCCACAAAAGTGATTTTGATACATTACCATCGCAGTAGTCTCATCCACTTTAGAGTTTAGCAGAAGatgtaattaacataaaacTGACATCATGCAAAGGAGTAGGATGCACATTTTTAAACCATACAACCACCTTGTTCTACTCAAAACTGGCCACACATTTATTTAATCCACAACGGATTGttatgatttcattaaaataagTCGGAATAACAATACGCGATCGAAAAACACCATCCAAAACTTATAAGAAAACTCTAACAATATGCAATAAAATAACACCATCAAACCATTGTATATGATTTCATTTACATGGCTTGATGGCTAAAGAAGCAAGACTACGAGCACAAACCTCCTTGTTCAATTCGTTCAAGAGAGGCCTAAGCAGCTCACTATTAATAGTCTTATCAAGTTTTATCACTTCAGAATTTGTTTCAAAGAGAGACTTCCACAGGGGAAGAATCTCAGTCTCTATTGCTTCCCTAGCAAACCCATTTGCCTCTGAAACATCCTTGACAGACCCCAGATTCTCCTCTAGCTTCTTCAGCTCTCGGTTGTATTGTTCAAAAACAGACGGTTTCACTAGGCAACCGATTTCGAGAGTGGAAACAATGTGAGCCAAACCTCTGATGGCAGAAACAAAATCCTGTCGGAACGTCCCCATCAGTTTTGATTGAGTGGATTCTCCACCGTCAATGTAGACGAGATTCTTGGGTTTGATATATGTTGCATACACGAGTTGTATAACACGGTACAATCGTCTTACCGCGGGACCACGACGATCCATCTTTGTTTTAAACAATGTAAAAAAACAGAAGTACGTCATAGAACGTCTGTCATCGGATAATATGAACATTGCTTCAGCCATACAGAGCGAGAGCTCAACTCCGAGtcgcacagcttcttctttctGCTCCTTCTCTTTGGTGACGTCAGCAGTcctgtaaataaataaataaatataagaaaagTAGGGATTTAGACTTTCCCTAACACGTAAGAATAATATGAAGTCTCAAAGGGAAAGAATATATCACTGACCCATTAGTGAAAGGGGAACATCTAGACTGCGGTATAACACGGTCAGTCATCTGTTGTTTCAAGATACAAAATAGTCAATTCACAGTCTaaattttcttctataaatCGAACAATATAATATGGAGAAGATCCCTAGATTGTAACTGCAGCCTCTAATTTAAAACCCCTTGAATCGATGTCAAACCCCAAGTCCATGGAACTCACCTCGATTCGATATCAGGGTTTAGGCTTATCAATTCCCTTGATTCCTTAGAATTTAATGTAGACTGAAAACTAACGATTCGAACCAGGCTTATAGATTCCTTTttatccttttctttttttgttgagaCGGTCAAAACTGATTTGTCAACTGACCGCATCTGTTTACGGGTTTAGCATTTATCTAAAGTTAatgtagattaaaaaaaaatctcaaccaTTCCCACAATTATATCAACCGTTTTTTTCTTAGGTCAACTATCTCAAACcgtttttagaattttattcCTGGTGAACATTTGTCATTTCATGAACTGGTGAACGTTTGTCATTTcatgaacaagaaaaaaaaaagataaaacaaaatttaatctGAATagttcaataaataaataaataactttgTTGCGTATCAAATTTACAgatatatttcttaaataatttaaaacagaaGAATAAAATTATGTGTTAGTAATTTGACAAAATTTCAACTTCATTGGCATAAAATTGAGAAACaatagattttattattattttgtaagaaAATGTGATTAGCAAATGATGCGAACCAAATGGTTCAATCAAGATAACCAAATCAAACCAGACTTGGTTAAGAAGATAGAAGGCGTTTCCTAatttctttattgttgtttcaCGTTTCCGTAAGTGTAGGAgcttgatctccatatctttatttatttagttatgcAATTATGTATAGGATTGTGGATCTATCCACTAGTACTTTTAGTTTGTATTTAAAAGGCTCCTTGTGAGGAGAATgatatgaaaaaagaaaattgacgCAACTTGTTTCTTAAGTCTTTGGGTTCcatcatttggtatcagagcaaactCTCTTAGCTTTGAGGAGGGGCCTTAATTGGCATCAAagcatgttttgtttttgatccGGACCACCTTGTGGTATCAAAAACTTCTATCTctgtttttccatttttcaaaaaaaaaaaaaaattgtagtgaTATAAGATATGAGATGCAATCAAGAGTTCATTGAAGATATAAAGATCACACTCCTCCGTCAAATGCACGATGAATTCCAAAAGATGAAGGTTTCTATGACTGAGAGTTTCAGGAGTCTTGAGGCTACCGTGAATCATATGGTGGAGATAGTGAGAATGATGAAATCTGGTGATGGTACTGCATCTCGTTCGTCACAAACGGTTTCGTCTTACCCGATTCTATCAATCGGTCAATCAAAGACATCACCACCAAAACGCAGACGAGCTCGATCAACTCGGATCAGTCACCAACATCACGCTTTCTGGAGCAAAAGACGACACATACCcaagaggaagagaaagaagatctcaccaaaaaagaaaaggaagaaaaaattGCAAACAAAGAGGAGGAAGCAACAACAAGAAATTAAGTCTACAAGTCAAGCGTTTGCATGGATATATCGGCAAGGACTTTCACCAACTGAAGCAACGTGGAAAGATAAACAAGCTTTCATAAGAACCTTGACGACAAGGTTCATTTTATTGATGCGAACCAAATGGTTCAATCAAGATAACCAAATCAAACCAGACTTGGTTAAGAAGATAGAAGGCGTTTCCTAATTTCCTTATTGTTGTTTCACGTTTCCGTAAGTGTAGGAgcttgatctccatatctttatttatttagttatgcAATTATGTTTCCTAGTTTATAGGATTGTGGATCTATCCACTAGTACTTTTAGTTTGTATTTAAAAGGCTCCTTGTGAGGAGAATgatatgaaaaaaagaaaattgacgTAACTTGTTTCTTAAGTCTTTGGGTTCCATCAGCAAAACATTTAATTGTGATTACCAAATTGTTTGaatcatatttaattttcttcctTTAGTAAACCATTAAACATACTTTTTGTTTACAATTTGATAGGTTCTCAATCATTTGCTAGGTGAAACTTCACAAGGCCATTTTTACTATATCTAActgattttatttaatagaaaGGAAATGAATAGAGCTCTCGGTAGTAGTATACGAGACCTCAGGCAAGAAAGTAAAAACTCCTTTGATTGAATATTCTCGGAGAGAAAACCTAAACCGCAAATAAACATCACAACATTcccctttgttttttttttgttcaacttcCCAACGAAAAAAAGCCTAAACTGAAATCTTGAAGGGagagaataaaatgaaaattgaaCCGAATCCCCCGCACAACAGCTGCTGCAATCTGCGCTGTCAGGGCTTTATTGCGTGCCTCAATATGCTTTTTAGCCGACTGttaaaccgaatccgaacttgTAGTCCTTCTTCTTATGGTCAAGCTGGGTTAAACAGAAACCAATCAACAGTTAGGAAATGAGAATCTTTCCATTCAATCTCAGTGCAAAGAACAAGGACAACTGTGTACCTCTGCAGATATAAGAAAATTGAGTCCCATACTCAATCGTTCTTCCAGAAGAGCGGATGCTATACCGTTTGAATCTATCTTTCCCCGGACACGAGCCTGATACAAACACACAGAGATTATCAAGCAATCTATACCTTGTTTTTCAACTCCATTAcat encodes:
- the LOC106428885 gene encoding helicase-like transcription factor CHR27, with amino-acid sequence MMESAIEISSGSSSISSSDEEEVSEEPIKEEVRTRKNPPWLDGSTSFPQKGSSAANTQPTPRPPNPASRYGAPRYASRPRDSSRTTTRGNDKSIVNSRTSIVSSQQPLKRTLPPSFNTTPIPPRSASNGVSHGNAGRFGADYSSSSAVSNKSAFGDRHRGAHSEIGIHRGMNGVRILPPSMTIGTSASSPLHYGGPSDPIHRVGVGEDMNSENDERLIYQAALQDLNQPKTEIDLPPGILSVPLMRHQKIALAWMFQKETTSLHCSGGILADDQGLGKTVSMIALILKQKFESQLKSEISTKGEAEILDLDADDELENAKHESKSHAKPELNSRNSETTVLSIKEEAEILDLDAYDESENAKHESESHAKTELKVLTNSETTVLSVGDSDENDSSDAEKVKDEEVSTSVREFKRKRPAAGTLVVCPASLVRQWARELDEKVSDESKLSVLVYHGGNRTKDPVELAKYDVVVTTYAIVTNEAPKQSLLDDDENDEDNNQKHGNKKKRKVAMKASKKSKKRGRKSMDGSSFDSDCGTLSRVGWLRVVLDEAQTIKNHTTQVARACCTLRAKRRWCLSGTPIQNTIDDLYSYFRFLRYNPYAVYKSFYHTIKVPISKSSLHGYKKLQAVLKAIMLRRTKGTLLDGKPIINLPPKKISLSKVDFSVEERSFYKKLEADSRSQFKAYAAAGTLGQNYGNILLMLLRLRQACDHPQLVNGYNSDPLGKESEEAVERLPREARINLLNRLESSSAICNICDDPPENPVVTLCGHVFCYQCASEHITGDENVCPVRRCREDIGRDVVFSESSLRKCITNDTGCSSSQDRSALQKSEFSSSKIKAVLDILKSLSEHGQMPSSSQPHDDDDDVTIIEPTTLHSSSPNQGPIKTIVFSQWTGMLDLVELSFIENGIEFRRLDGTMSLAARDRAVKEFSNDPDVEVMLMSLKAGNLGLNMVNACHVILLDLWWNPTTEDQAIDRAHRIGQTRPVSVTRITIKGTVEDRILLLQEEKRKIVASAYGEEHGGSSATRLTVDDLKYLFMV
- the LOC106428819 gene encoding uncharacterized protein LOC106428819: MTDRVIPQSRCSPFTNGTADVTKEKEQKEEAVRLGVELSLCMAEAMFILSDDRRSMTYFCFFTLFKTKMDRRGPAVRRLYRVIQLVYATYIKPKNLVYIDGGESTQSKLMGTFRQDFVSAIRGLAHIVSTLEIGCLVKPSVFEQYNRELKKLEENLGSVKDVSEANGFAREAIETEILPLWKSLFETNSEVIKLDKTINSELLRPLLNELNKEVCARSLASLAIKPCK